cacataaaccaaaccacaatcaggccagatgtggcatgccatcacataaacagtgccatctatgccaggcatggcccatatctggatgacataccacttacccatgccagaagtcacccagcagtgccggcttgacacCAGGTTCGGGCCAGACCTGTCTGCTCTGTGGGTTTGTGTTACCCCACATCTCCATATAGTGAGCTCTCACATTAGCTCATCTAATCAGTCTATTTGTGAATAACATCAGTAGTTATGTTATTAGAGATCTGCAGCTCAGATCTGCACAGCCAGGTGCTGTTTTTATATGGGTTAGTGGCTTTAAATTCATAAGGTTAATAAAGTTAATAAAGATTCATGAAGTTAGCAATAaattcatctttatttatacaggaaaatgcCTATTTACTACATAGcaacaggttaaaaaaaaccgATGCAAATACATAGTTAGAAAATGAAACGAGAAAGAATGGCATTTATTAAAAACCCAGTCTATAAGCATGGGTCCATTTAATCCTGAGTCTCGATGATGGTGCAGTTTGGTACATTTGCTCTGTGGTTTAAGTGCAGACTATCTGGTTATGAAGTGATTTGAATGTTATCAGGACGATGCtggctgaaaaaggaaaaatttgTTCCCGGGCAATACTGAGGCTCATTAAGGTGATCGCACAGGTCGCATCCTGTTCTGCAGCCTGAAAACAACAGAGCGAAACCTGCCATTCGAGTTTTAACTTTAATGGTTAAAGTCAGCGTTAAATAATTACAGCACTAAATGCAAAGATAAGCCTTTTGCTTATATAAGTAAACTCTCGGGGGTTGTTTTAAAGAGTTAGGCAAAAATGTAACTTCCACTAAAAATGCAGTGACAGCTGCTGTTAAAAGCTCCAGAATAGCTCATGAACTTATTTTAGCTAAAGCAGCTAATCTGAATGTTGGCCTAGATTTAAtagtgtttgtctgttttcttagaAATGGCATCTGGCAGCAGTCTCTTCTCTGAGGACCAGTTTCTGTGTCCCATCTGCCTGGATGTCTTCACTCGCCCAGTTTCCACTCCATGTGGACACAACTTCTGCATGTTGTGTATTGAAACCTACTGGAAAGATGCGCAAGTCTGTCGGTGTCCTGTCTGTAATCACGCTTTTGAAAGAAGACCGGATCTCAAGGTCAACACTTTCATTTCAGAGCTCGCGTCAAACGTCTTGTCGCTTAAAGCTAAAGATTTTGACACCTGGAGTGCTCATTCACTGCAGGCCAGCCCTGGAGCTGGGGTGCTATGTGGCATCTGTACCGACACGCCGCAAGAAGCAATTAAATCATGTGTGGAGTGTCAGACTTCATACTGCGACGTTCATCTGGCGCCTCATCACCTTGCCCCTGGACTGAAGAAGCACACGCTGATTGAACCTGTGGCGAGCCTGGAGGGGCGCATCTGTGAGGAACATAACAAGCTGCTGATGTGGTTCTGCAGAGACGACAGCGCTCTGCTGTGTGACGTCTGCTCCAGCTCCCGCCACAAGGAGCACTCTGTTGTTCCTGTGGAGCGGGCGTACGACGAGAAGAAGAACCTGCTGGAGCACACTGAGGGTAAAGTGCAGCGGATGATCCAGGAAAGGCTCCAGAACGTTGTGAAAGTGAAGGAATCAGTAAAGCTAAGCAAGACAGAAACTGAAAAGGTGATTGCCAGCGGCGTGCAGGACCTAACAGACCTGGTGTCTGAGATTCAGAAGAGTCAGACAGAGCTAATCGCGGTCATCGAGGAGAAGCAAAAAACTGTAGAACAAGAAGCAGGAGGGGTAATTAGTGATATGGAGAAGGAGATCACAGAGCTGCAGGTGACAAGTGTGAAGCTGATTGAGCTAAAGCAGACTAAAGATCAGCTCCATTTTCTCCGGCACTACCCAAGCTCCTCTGTCCTGCCTCAAACAATGGATCCTTCCCATCTCAGCTTTAACCGACACCTGGAGATACAACACATAGGCGAATCTTTGAAAAACTCCGTCTCCCAGCTGCGAACAACGCTCAACAAAATgaacacagacatacaaaaACTGTGCGACAGATCAGACGTGTCAAATAAAGCCACGCTCAGATATATGCAGCAGTACGAAGTGAACATCTTGCTGGATCCGGACACGGCTCATCCTCTGCTCATGATATCGGACGACTTGAAACAAGTAAGATACAGCATGCGCTCAGGATGGTTGGCAAACCAAATCTCGAACCCAAGCATGTTCACTGAGCATCTTGCAGTTCTGGGAAACAGAAGCTTCTCATCCCGCAAGTTTTACTTCGAGGTTTACGTGGGCCAGAAGACCGAGTGGTGTCTGGGCATGGCTGCTGCGTCGGTCCAGAGGAGAGGGTCACTCAGTCGGGATTCGCGTAGTGGACTGTgggccatgtggttcctggaaaaTAAGTTTGAAACCTTCAACTCTCCGGATGAGCTGGTACACTTTGGGAAAGTGGAGCGGATCGGGGTTTTTGTGGATTACGACCGAGGTCAAATATCATTTTGGGACACGGAGGCTGCAACACTTATTTACTctttcactgagtgtttctttacCGAGGAGCTATATCCGTACTTTAATCCCTGTGACAATGAATTTGGCTCCAATTTAGATCCCATGATAATAGTTCCTGTTGGTGAAAGCGAGTCAGCGGGGCTTCAGAGACTCACCCTTTGaatcaaatattttattctgtttgagTCTTTGTGGGGTAAAAGCCAAGTGCCTTACATTTAAAGACATATATCCAATATGAAGGACGTTTTGGATATTTAATGTCTTTATCAGATATTTATCAGTGAGATAATGTGAATATGTGAGGTTTTCTTGCTAAATTTGCTAATCGCCTATCCAAGTAcagatttttttcagttttgtttggtttctttttgcTATTAATTAGCTAGAGAAAAATAGATCAACAATTCTAACGTGTTTCAGCTCCTCGTCAAACTGACACAACATTTGGGCGTTTTTCTCTCGTTTGAAAATGTTCAGGTACAAGGATGGGACTGAAAATGATGGAAAAATCTTCCagaaagcctgaagaactattgctgcagaccactttaaaattacaagaaagacTGGCTCCTtggaaagaaaatataaagaaatgacagtAGAATAAATCCAGTTTTgacaaataaaaaggaaaagcaaactGATAAAAATAGTGAATGTGAATCTCAATATGAAAGTCTCTCAATGTTTGTTTTAAGGAGGAAAATAATATTCAAACCTTCAGAAAGTTTAGATGTGCATTTAATGACTAATGAGTTATTTATTATCACAGTTTTTCGTataataattaaattatttagTCTATCACGTTATGACACATTGCCAGGCAGCTTCATAATTGTCTTATGAATGTAGGACGGTGGCTTCATCTGCAGACTAATTCATtacactacaaaaaaaaagactaaactaTAGAGGGGGGGTTTTTCTGCTACATATGGTGACGTCAGTTTAAGGGTGAAAGGTTCGAGGCTTGTAACGAGTTCGGCACTTCGTGCACAGAAGATTGAACAGCATGTTAACGAGGGAGAAGAATGGGTGGAAATAATAAAATTGAGGATTTAACTGAAAAGAAAGTGGTGCTGTAAATGGGAGCAACCCCTGTGATTTCAAGACAAAATATGAATTCACCAGGTGTTCTTACTTATATAGCCGACATGGAGGTACGAGTGGAGTCGGTAAAGTGGTGAAAGGACTAAAAGGATGTGCGTCTGTAAGTCACGAATAGATGCACATTTTGCACGTGTTTACGGATTTGTAGAAAGAAATGTTGCTGCGGAGTAGTGTAttcttttgtatgtgtttttggGCACTGTGAGCACTGCTAAAGTAGATTCCAGTATATTAAACAGATACAACAGATATATCCACATAGCAAGTCAGAGAAAAACACTGTCCCTTTAATTTtgatatatttaatattacatATATACCTGATTGAACATCGATCTGATTTAATTTTCAAGTGTCAACTGGAGTCATAATTCCCTGACTCATTGCAatggtttttgtatttttttgcaatatccaaataaataatatttgtgGGGAATGAAAGTCaaaataaatgacattttttgCCTACAATTTGTGGATTTTGTAGCTCCTTTTTTCACCTCTCTCATATCCAGCACAGTTTAGAAGTTAATGTAATGTGTACAGAAAGAAAGTGATAGGTTTTTGTGTTACTGGTTAGTTGGCAGTACTCCGCAAACAAATGAGGCTTAAAATACACTGAGAAGTCAAGGAGGAGCCAAACAGTCATGTCCAAGGCAAATTAATGTTGTTGCACTAAAATCTGGACAGTAcctacggaagaggattagggccacaggaagaagaagaaaaaaaaagggggcacgtttttttttttcttcttttccagaattctgagaaaaaagtcaaaattctgagattaaagtcagacttgtgacttttttctcagaattctggaaaagcAGGGGGAAAAAGACGTGcccacttttgtttttcagtggccctaatcctcttccataAATACCCGAAGTTGAAAAATGGTAAAATTTCCAATAAAGTGACAAACATGACTTTGGCCTTGAGCAGAATTTGGGTGAAAATCCACTATATGATCACTGTGCTCAGGTACTACACCTGCAATTCTTGTCCATCTGACACATATTCGTGGCATAAAACATCAGACGTTTGGCCGGATGAGCTAAAAATGATTGAAAATCAAAATAAGTTGAGCATTTTAGAATATCGgcaagagaaaagaaataataGATGAGATAAACACAATTGGAGATAGGAATTACACCTCAAGGTCATTGTAGTTACTAGTTGGGTCGCTGGAGAGTTAACGCTGACATTTTGTGTCGATGctgatgaaaaataaatgcacaacTTTATCTTTGAgccatttttccttctttttaagcACTTAggcacaaatacaaacaaacaatcatcaaatatttaaaaaaaacacaggatACACTGCCATGTTCCCTTACTGCTTTGTAATTCGTAATCTTACCATGTAAATCATGTAATATTTTCACATATATATTTTGCATTTGTTGTGCTGAATGGCAAAAACATGCTTAAAAGCTGCACAGTAGCATTAATCAAACTTTTATCTTCAGCTTCATAAAAttttaataaagtaaaaaagcGTTACGTAACTaaagaaaagcaacattttCAGTATCgctcaaaactaacatttattATGATTTTTCATGTCTCAATATGATCCCTAAATTCTCCCCTTGTTTATATTTCACCACTTTAATATTTCACTACGCTCTTTAATGCATTTCACACAATACTCGACACCCTCCTCATTGCCACGACAACCGCACTCTGCCCATCGCCATGGGAACACTCAGTCTCCCTTCTCCCGTAATCCGTTTCCCAGCCACAATGAGTATTTGACACGGTTCACAGTCGGAGGCTGGCTGTATGGGGGGTGGGTGTGTAGCAACAACATCCTCTACACAAAACACACTAATAAATCTGGAAACCTGAGGAAATTTGCTTTTACACCATTTATCCTCATTTCCACCCAATAAAAAGAGGCAATTTTAGCAGTATGTGAATTTATGCAGGTGTTCAGTATTGTTAAAAAGCCACAATTTGAATTCCCCGTGATGGATGGTGTGTTTCTGACTGCATGGGTCTGTCAGTGTGTAGCGAGTGTTAAAGCGGAGATGTTTCACCGCACTGGAAATGAGCCGAGAGGGAGGAGTTCTTTGCCCCAACCCCCCCTCCTATCTTCATCATGCCCTTCACTCCTCTCAGGGATgcggagaaagaaagaagaggaaaatgaAAGGCAGAGGGGCGCAGGCCAGGATGAGGGGGAGAGGAGAGGTAGGAAAGAGTGGGAGGGGCTTTGTGAGAGTCTGAGTCAGAATGTGGGTTAAACTGGAGGGAACggagaaaacagcagaaaggAGAGCGATGGTGTAGGAGGGGAGGACAGATGGGAGGAGAAAGTAAATGCACAGAAAGAGGATGAGAGCGTCACCTCTCGCCTACCTGAGTTCTGCACCTCATTTAAGTAGCTGTCTTCAGCCACCACCTGCATGCACAAAAGAAAGAGAGTGAGACAAAGGACCAGAATTTCATCTTGGTATAATAGTAaacaaagaacaagaaaaaaacatgaaattcatTTAAAAGCAAACATAAAAAGGCAAAGATCTTCTAAGCAGATTTGGTTGAAAACTGGTGGAAATTAGGCCACCAGCGCATGATTCATTTTCCACCACAAAGTCTGAACTTTAGTGAGTCGTGACGCATAAACAACATTCTAAAATATGCATGATGATTAGTTACAGGCCGTATCTGACTCCTCATAATTATGAATTGCAAAAAGCAAATGTGAAAGCACCAAAACAGCTGGACTGCAGCTCGATAATAACGCCTTAACACCCCCAAAAAGGGGAAAAACCTTTCATTGAGTCTAATTAGAAACAAATTTAATGGACAGAGAGTCATAAGGTCTCAAGATTATCTCTACAATTACCTTCACTGAGCACGAAAGCAACTGTGGCCATTGTTATAAAATAAGACAGGTAATTTTCTATCTATAAggtgtatattttagataatttcGTTTCATTTCATGCCTCATACACAGATGCTCGTGTTAAACATGGCTCTGTAAGACGTCATAAGGAGCGGATATATCTGAAGCACAGGTGCCCTGCTCACCTGCTGTTCCAGCCTAATACTTGTGAGGGACAGCCACTCAGAATAAAAGTTAACTGAAGAGTAGAGAAACTGAAACTCTCTATTtcagacaaaggatgaactgaggggGTGCACCAAGGCCCAgaataagataaataaggattattttgatctgtgaatcatgcaaagctactcttgAGTCATGGAATAAAAAACATGGAGCTGGAGACGAGCAGAAGAGGTCCTCTTTAATGGTTTACTGCACACGGGGTAATCCCTTGAGTATTGCGTATATTTAGTTTTTGTGCAACTTTACATGCAGATTCAAGCATTTCCCcctaaagtattctgatttgTTGGCATTTATCCTTGAACATGAAGTCGTCTCGATGTACTTTCGATGTATTAATGAGTTTACTCCCTGATTCTCACCACTTGAAGTATAAGTATAAGCAACCCAGGGACGACAGTACAGCACAgtaactgcaaacacacacagtactAGACAGCATCAGAGTTTATATTGcagtgtttatttcattttagatATCAGatacacatttacacaacacACAGCCCATCTGCTCTGCTGAGAGGGCAGCGATATACAGCGCATTTCACCGTCACACAGGTGAGTTCTGCTCTCTGCTTCCTGTCACTGTTTCTGGCCACTGCACACGCACGCGTGAAACCAACACGCAAACGCCTCCCAGAAGACTCAGCTTAATGGTATTACATCAGGAACAGGCGACCTGTGATAGCAGACACGGGTGCCGATATCTCCGCTCATGTCAATCACACGGCTCAATTACGGCGCTAATCTGCTCTTGCACCTGCGTCCAGTGTTTGGCCATGCAAACAGACGCACCACACCAGATGGAAGggcaacaaataaataagcaaTAATCGAGACCGCTGCAGCACTGAGATAGGAAGTTGCTCCAAAGTGATGCTTTTAGTCATAAATGATCACACTCGTGCGTGCCACCTAGATGACTGTTGCTGGTAAGGTTTTGGGATATTAATGATgatttttgtcacttttatgATGTGAAACCTTAAAAGGGTCAAAACCTTTAAAGGGTAGAGTGATTTTACTTGGCATTTCTTATTATGTGTTATTACAAGGGAGCCTGGGGACCTGCAGAAGACTTCACGGTGGTGCTGAAAGCATAGTGACACAATGATTGTCAGGCACAGATAAGAAAAGTGAAAGTATTTATCAGGTCTGGCAGCAAACCAGCTGCAGAGAGGGTTAGTTTATAACCAGCAGAGCAGGATTAGGAGGATTCGCCTCCACTAACTGACCTCACTGTTAAATTGAGGTTGAATCCTGATGTTTAATATGAAAATTTGGCAAAACAGGTGATGATTTTTTTATTCCCCCCTTTATGCAAGTGACACAAAGAAATCTTGATTATAAAAAGTTCCTCGCTACAGTAACCTCAATGTTTAGCCAGTGCAAAATCAGCATCGATTTATATGGAGGTTCAGCTGATATAAACAGATATCCtagctgactttttttttatttaacaaagctgaagtaaagtaaagtaaatcaGTTGATTATAATACATGAGCATGCTTCCACCAAGGCCGAAAGGTCCCCTCACACCACACATTCATTGAGTCTTTGGATCCAGATTAGTTTATGACAATGTCTcacagtttttcttctttcattatGACTATTGTGAAAAAGGGGCTTCAGATCCAGATTAAATTCAAAAGTTAACCACTTGTGGGTCAAGCCACACCTTTggtaaaaaactaaaacaagtaAAACAGTCTGCAACTTCTTATTAATAACTCATAAATCTTGCACAGAACACTAAACACTGGACACAGTATGGCTGAACATTCCTTGACAATTAAGGTTTAAAGGGTTCAAGGCCATTGTGACTTTATACATTATGAATGTATCCATACTAATTCACAGCTTCGCTAACGCCATTATGCGTGTGTCTACAGGATTTGTGGTAGTGGTGATGTTTTACTCCAGTTAACAGACATGATCTTCTTGGCAATGAACACGGGAATGGGGTCTTGTCCTAAAGTGTTCTGAAGAGGTCCTCCAACTGAAAGCACCATCTATACTCAATACTCAACTGTTTTTGCTCCACTCTTTTATCCAACCAATATCCCTGGAGGACTGCAGTCCCTGAAGACATGCGAATGACCATTCATGAATCTGCAGTTCCTCCAACACAAAAGTGATGCAAACACAGGACCTAAAAAAACCTCATTCCAATCTTCCAATCAAATTCCTTAGATTCCATAGATGACTACAAACAGCTTTGTTCATGCACATGTCCTCACTGGCCAATTCAATTTAAGCTCCCTGTTTTATTTCACAGTGAGGGTGTTTTCTGCCACCCTCTGCTGTTACTAGTATCCTGTAGATTTGTGAATATGATTCTTAGTTGGATGTTTCAGTTTGTGTGATAAAATATTGTTCAACCATCCGATACATCAAATAACCTCCTTGGCAGAGGTAAATCATAAAGCAATTTTATCACAAATCCCATTAACTTTGATGTTGTAGCCTCTAATAAGGGTTCATAATCTGCAGaaacattcattttatttaacattatgctactgtattattaataatataattcatATTTGTAAATCTGCTGTATATTGGCTCTTTATTAAGTGAAGATGACACAAAAATGTATTCTGTGATGTAAATTGGAGGCTGGTTTCTGCCTATTGTTTACATACAAGCATTTTAGTCTCCACAGACTGAGCCACAGGAAAGCAGTTTGTAGGGTATAGAGATCTCCAgattaattttctgttttgttcacaTGTTTCCAACAAAATGAAGAGCTTCTGAATTCCAAGAATTCCTgccaggggggaaaaaacaaactgtctAATAAAGATGAAAAATTAGGAATTCATCTGCAGCGTGCTCGGTGTGCTCGATGTGCACGGCTGCTTTCAGTGTAAGTGGGTCTAATTAAATCCCGCACACTGCTGTACTCCACTAATGACTTCTACACTGGCTACTCGGCTCATATGCTGCATATTAACGCAACACACTCCAACTGCAGTGAGAGGAAAACTGGACGAATGTGACGaataattgattgattgatcattAATTGATTGCGTTGCTTCTGCAAGACACAGAACAAATGAGTGAACCTGACTTCCAGCTGACCCACGCATGACAGAAACACCTGCTTCCTCGCGTTTCGAATTTAACATTTCTACGCTGACATGCAGTGACAGCTTTAACAGCCCGTGCTGGGTCCGTTCCCCAAACACCGCGGGGGCAGAAGAGGCACCGACGGGTTCTTCTCATGATATCCTGCCGCGGGgggtggaggaagaggatgaggagCAGGAGAAAAGAGAGGAAGGTGGAGGGGTTGTGTTTGTCACCCAGCACGAATGGGTGTGTGCAACAATGTAGACTCCGCTTAATTGGGCAGTGTACCTTCATGCCACCATTAATTGGCTAAAATGTGGTGCTCTTTAAATTTCTGACCTGCACTTGCATTGTTGGAAATGCAGcccagagagaaaaaacacgaAAGCATCCTTTCTGTGATATAGACCTTACAACGTGGCGGCACAGCCCTGAATTCTTCTACAGGCTTATCAATACAACTGTCAGTTTAATCAGGCTGTCGGACTAATTCgatttttttgggttttttttgtttttttttttaatgaaatgcagCAGAGGTCAGCAAAGCGTGACCGTCACGGGACATGGcttcaaaaaaaaggaaagcacacacagagagacacacaaaagaaaagaaataaatcaggGCACATTGCActataaagaaaaaacacatcctCATCCGCAGCAGGCAGGATACAGTACCTCAGCTAACAGTGGCAGCCAGAGACAGGCGGTTCCGATCAAGCACAACATTTCCCGGCTGGTGAGAGCCATCCTTCCCGCCCGCTGTGTCTGTGTCATAGCCAGAAAAGCCGCCGCTCCTCTCCCATCTCTGTGTCCAACCTGCCCGTGAGGTGAACCGTTATCCTCCGGCTCGTCCCGCTGCTGGAAGAAACGTGGTGTgcggtgatgatgatgatgatgatgtcggCTACGTGGTGGCTTTTACGCACAGAAGGCAGGGTGCGGCACTATAAACGGGATGAAACACACAGtgatgcatgcacacacacgcacacacacacacgctgaacCAGTCTTGGGTGAAATAATGTTGAGCTCTGCAAAAACTTAATGCCACGAGCATGTCGCGCTCACACGCCCGCGCGCGGACACATTTTTTGTCAGGGTGAATTACTTAACTGAATTTAACTTCATTTTATGTCGTTGGTCTCAAGCTGTAGCAGATTTAAGACTATGCAGAAAATTTTCCTCAAAAACTCTCCAAGTGACCtttaaaatgtatgaaaatgaatacatttctgAGTAAGACATGTCACTTAGGCATGATTAATGATGGCTTTTTAACATCTTATAGGGGGCAAATGGACACATAAAAATATTAGTAGTGATATGACAACCAGAGACCCTTGTATGTCAAGGAAATTCAGCAACTTGAGTTAAAACTGTCTCAATTTTGAGATGCCACTAAAAACAAAGCAGACTGACTTATGATGGGGTGGTAAACACATTCGAGGATTACCTGCAAAGCAGAGCCTGGGACGTTCACTAGCAGCTACAAATTGCTTAGATGGGCATTAACTCatttattagtttttattagGAGCATGGTTCTTCTCAGGTCAGCAGaacagtggtgttttgcttcaCAGCACTCAGTCAGTAATGTGTTTTAAGCAGCAATTTTAAGCCAGGGACTGCCATCGGTCGAGTAACCCACTGCATTCATGGTGTCACAGCTTCACTCATCTCTCATGAAGATAAAACCTGAACATCAGTGACGTGGAAGCTCATCCAGCTTAATATTGCACATAAATCACAGATTATTGTAATGTGTGAAGTACAGGAAAAAAGGGGTTACCTTCATTGCACAAACTAATGAGAATTCCACTGGAAGGTCCCATCTGCACCGTCTTAATGTTGGAGTCAACCAACAGGACCCTTCCTTATATAATTATGAGAAAAAAGATTCATTTACCAGGATGCAACATGGAACAGGATTAAAGCTATCACATCACTTAGTTCCTCATTTCAGTTCAAGGTCTTTATCAATTTGTGCATTGAGAATCTTATGTTAATAAATGGTAAAGGGTTTGAATTGAATATTGTTCAGTACATCATGAGAGAGAATGTGGTGAAATTATTAGTGTCCATGAAGATCAGCCCATAAAGCGATACATGTGACCTTGATCTGGGGTACAATTTGGATGAAGACCCATTAGGTGACCACTGTCCGCAAGTTTGATAAAATTCTGATCAATGCTCTAGGAAGAGCAGTGACTCTTGTGAAtttggatggacagatggaagACCAACGCCTCCTCATGGCACAAGCTCATCAGTCCTAAGGCCAGAtgagttaaaaacacaaactgagaAACTGACCTTCATGGAACAAACACAGAATCACTTTTTATGATagaaaatacacaacatttAAACCACTGTCCATAAGCATTTCTACAAATCCATATTATTTATTGCAGATGCAGACAAGTGTGTGTTTTGCGTTTGTACTTACTGTTTGCTCAGTAGCATTGCGgtggtttttaaaagtaattttcCCAAGTGGAGAAGATCAGTTTATCCAGATATTCCTGGTTGCAATGGCTTTAGCTTACCTTAAAGCTTAGTTTGGATTACATGAATAGACCTTGCTATGTTTGATGTTTTAAATGAGTTTTAAATTACTTCATTACTTCATTAAGTTGCTGTGTCTTTGGCTTAAAAAGATAATAATCTTTTCACTAAATTATATAAAATTTGCAGTTAGAGATCACAAGAGTTTGAGAAAAAACTGGGACCCGAAAATGTTCtgcttttaaatattaaagGAGTAAAGATTA
Above is a genomic segment from Maylandia zebra isolate NMK-2024a linkage group LG8, Mzebra_GT3a, whole genome shotgun sequence containing:
- the LOC101476253 gene encoding E3 ubiquitin-protein ligase TRIM21; the encoded protein is MASGSSLFSEDQFLCPICLDVFTRPVSTPCGHNFCMLCIETYWKDAQVCRCPVCNHAFERRPDLKVNTFISELASNVLSLKAKDFDTWSAHSLQASPGAGVLCGICTDTPQEAIKSCVECQTSYCDVHLAPHHLAPGLKKHTLIEPVASLEGRICEEHNKLLMWFCRDDSALLCDVCSSSRHKEHSVVPVERAYDEKKNLLEHTEGKVQRMIQERLQNVVKVKESVKLSKTETEKVIASGVQDLTDLVSEIQKSQTELIAVIEEKQKTVEQEAGGVISDMEKEITELQVTSVKLIELKQTKDQLHFLRHYPSSSVLPQTMDPSHLSFNRHLEIQHIGESLKNSVSQLRTTLNKMNTDIQKLCDRSDVSNKATLRYMQQYEVNILLDPDTAHPLLMISDDLKQVRYSMRSGWLANQISNPSMFTEHLAVLGNRSFSSRKFYFEVYVGQKTEWCLGMAAASVQRRGSLSRDSRSGLWAMWFLENKFETFNSPDELVHFGKVERIGVFVDYDRGQISFWDTEAATLIYSFTECFFTEELYPYFNPCDNEFGSNLDPMIIVPVGESESAGLQRLTL